One Brachybacterium kimchii genomic window carries:
- a CDS encoding carbohydrate ABC transporter permease, whose product MAATSAVPTAPLQTSGVAPDAARRRRKKSERRFQTPADVVVFVVLCLGAFTMLLPLVWMLSTSLKTQENVFALPPQWIPKPAEWSNYLRVWEAGPLLRGIVNSAIVSLTVITVGTVTSCFAAYAFSKMRIPGKNALFLALLGGIMIPFPALMIPTFMLFSKIGWVDTLLPLIVPGLFGNLMMVFFLRQYLMSVPDSLIEAAVIDGANHPQIFWRIVLPLIRPAIAAQVILWFMGTWNDYLGPIIYLNSENVHTLQLVIANFNATYAVETDYPLIMAASIIALVPVLAVFLVFQRQIIESIALTGNKG is encoded by the coding sequence ATGGCTGCCACCAGTGCCGTCCCGACCGCCCCGCTGCAGACCTCCGGGGTCGCGCCCGATGCCGCCCGCCGTCGGCGGAAGAAGAGCGAGCGCCGCTTCCAGACCCCGGCCGACGTCGTCGTGTTCGTGGTCCTCTGCCTGGGCGCGTTCACCATGCTGCTGCCGCTCGTGTGGATGCTCTCGACCTCGCTGAAGACCCAGGAGAACGTGTTCGCGCTGCCTCCGCAGTGGATCCCGAAGCCCGCCGAATGGTCGAACTACCTCCGGGTGTGGGAGGCCGGGCCGCTGCTGCGCGGCATCGTGAACTCCGCGATCGTCTCCCTGACCGTGATCACGGTGGGCACGGTGACCTCGTGCTTCGCCGCCTACGCGTTCTCGAAGATGCGGATCCCCGGCAAGAACGCCCTGTTCCTCGCGCTGCTGGGCGGGATCATGATCCCGTTCCCCGCGCTGATGATCCCCACCTTCATGCTGTTCTCGAAGATCGGGTGGGTCGACACCCTGCTGCCGCTCATCGTCCCCGGGCTGTTCGGGAATCTGATGATGGTGTTCTTCCTGCGCCAGTACCTGATGAGCGTGCCCGACTCCCTCATCGAGGCCGCCGTGATCGACGGGGCGAACCATCCCCAGATCTTCTGGCGGATCGTGCTGCCGCTGATCCGTCCCGCGATCGCCGCCCAGGTGATCCTGTGGTTCATGGGCACCTGGAACGACTACCTGGGCCCGATCATCTACCTGAACTCCGAGAACGTGCACACCCTGCAGCTGGTGATCGCGAACTTCAACGCGACCTACGCGGTGGAGACCGACTACCCGCTGATCATGGCCGCCTCGATCATCGCGCTCGTGCCCGTGCTCGCCGTGTTCCTCGTGTTCCAGCGCCAGATCATCGAGTCGATCGCGCTGACCGGGAACAAGGGCTGA
- a CDS encoding DUF624 domain-containing protein, giving the protein MTQVREDRGEADGSGAPHGVMAALAWLPRLLALHVAWAVLVLCGGVIGGIAPATATLAAVLRGEVPGADPLEGKSGFGGAARAVLGRFRAELGPANGAAGPFLVIGLAAGANLALGIAGALPSWFFPAGFAAAGVLAAISVLALFHAIALHVLRPGAPAPMLWRGALAGIVLLPMATVSWAITLVAVGIVSGIIQPVGLLLGGGILVAVTTLVLVRSWQSRLDAATV; this is encoded by the coding sequence ATGACGCAGGTGCGGGAGGACAGGGGCGAGGCCGACGGATCGGGCGCCCCGCACGGGGTGATGGCCGCGCTCGCCTGGCTGCCGCGGCTGCTCGCCCTCCACGTGGCCTGGGCGGTGCTGGTGCTGTGCGGCGGCGTGATCGGCGGGATCGCCCCGGCCACCGCGACCCTCGCGGCCGTGCTCCGCGGGGAGGTCCCGGGAGCCGACCCTCTCGAGGGCAAGAGCGGGTTCGGCGGGGCGGCCCGTGCGGTGCTGGGCCGTTTCCGTGCGGAGCTCGGGCCCGCGAACGGTGCGGCCGGTCCGTTCCTCGTGATCGGCCTCGCCGCAGGGGCGAACCTCGCCCTCGGGATCGCCGGGGCGCTGCCGTCGTGGTTCTTCCCGGCGGGCTTCGCGGCCGCGGGCGTCCTCGCGGCGATCAGCGTGCTCGCGCTCTTCCACGCGATCGCCCTGCACGTGCTGCGGCCCGGCGCGCCTGCGCCGATGCTGTGGCGCGGGGCCCTGGCCGGGATCGTGCTGCTGCCGATGGCGACCGTCTCCTGGGCGATCACCCTGGTCGCGGTCGGGATCGTCTCGGGGATCATCCAGCCCGTCGGCCTGCTGCTGGGAGGTGGGATCCTGGTCGCCGTGACCACCCTCGTCCTCGTGCGCTCCTGGCAGTCGCGGCTCGACGCCGCGACGGTGTGA
- a CDS encoding LacI family DNA-binding transcriptional regulator, producing MADERAVPSAEPSSALQHEPSAETPSAGSPRPRNVTMREIAARLGVSIKTVSNVVNERPNVGSATRERVQQAIRDLNYRPQVGAQQMRTGTSGLITLAIPSLAGTYFSELAQAFADEAQRRRRSIMLHSTAAGRDEEASVLSGFTRVLGDGVVFNPLLIGEDVIAGLGRTIQPTVFIGEHLAEAALPAGSDYVRTDNERAAHDATAHLLGLGRRRIAYLGMLPTTESRQAHSTSRLRLGGVRRALTEAGAPEPVVPTVPTWSQEGGLSAGRELMDSHPEVDGIVCGNDDLARGVLLGLRMAGIDVPGQVAVIGYDNIREAAFTTPSLTTIDPDKQALAATVLDLLIERIGGYDGPARVIEAPYRLVVRGSAG from the coding sequence ATGGCCGACGAACGGGCCGTGCCGTCGGCCGAGCCCTCGTCGGCCCTCCAGCACGAGCCCTCCGCCGAGACCCCGTCGGCCGGATCCCCGCGTCCGCGGAACGTGACGATGCGGGAGATCGCCGCGCGGCTCGGTGTGTCGATCAAGACCGTCTCCAACGTGGTCAACGAGCGCCCCAACGTGGGGTCAGCGACCCGTGAGCGCGTGCAGCAGGCGATCCGCGACCTGAACTACCGCCCGCAGGTGGGCGCGCAGCAGATGCGCACCGGCACCAGCGGGCTCATCACGCTGGCGATCCCGTCGCTCGCGGGCACCTACTTCTCCGAGCTCGCCCAGGCGTTCGCCGACGAGGCCCAGAGGCGCCGCCGCAGCATCATGCTGCACAGCACCGCCGCCGGCCGCGACGAGGAGGCGAGCGTGCTCTCGGGCTTCACCCGGGTCCTCGGCGACGGCGTCGTGTTCAACCCGCTGCTGATCGGCGAGGACGTCATCGCGGGGCTCGGGCGGACCATCCAGCCGACGGTCTTCATCGGCGAGCACCTGGCCGAGGCCGCGCTGCCCGCCGGCAGCGACTACGTGCGCACCGACAACGAGCGCGCGGCGCACGACGCCACGGCGCATCTGCTCGGCCTGGGCCGCCGCCGCATCGCCTACCTCGGGATGCTGCCCACCACGGAGTCGCGCCAGGCCCACTCCACGAGCCGCCTGCGCCTGGGAGGCGTGCGCCGCGCGCTCACCGAGGCGGGAGCACCGGAACCCGTCGTCCCCACGGTCCCCACCTGGAGCCAGGAGGGTGGACTCAGCGCGGGGCGGGAGCTCATGGACAGCCACCCGGAGGTGGACGGGATCGTCTGCGGCAACGACGACCTCGCCCGCGGCGTGCTGCTGGGGCTGCGCATGGCCGGGATCGACGTGCCCGGACAGGTCGCCGTGATCGGCTACGACAACATCCGCGAGGCCGCCTTCACGACCCCGTCGCTGACCACGATCGACCCCGACAAGCAGGCGCTCGCCGCGACCGTCCTGGACCTGCTCATCGAGAGGATCGGCGGGTACGACGGTCCCGCGCGCGTGATCGAGGCGCCCTACCGGCTGGTGGTGCGGGGGAGCGCGGGGTGA
- a CDS encoding 3-keto-5-aminohexanoate cleavage protein, translating to MLLQVCPNGARTPDEHPALSADPSVIAADVAASVQVSEVAAHVSVGSVHVHPKDPDGRDSLVSAHVDRWIRVLRGACPRVELGVTTGAWSAPDPAERCALIGGWRELPDVASVNWHEDGAEDAADLLLSRGIGVEAGIWTEEAAERWAASPLAGRCTRVLVEIQDIPGDQAPGEARAILDVIRAARPAASILLHGEERSAWPAFEIARGLRLDTRIGLEDTLVLPDGAAAASNAQLVNLCGTRLAG from the coding sequence ATGCTTCTCCAGGTCTGCCCGAACGGCGCCCGCACCCCAGACGAGCACCCCGCCCTGTCCGCCGATCCGTCAGTGATCGCGGCCGATGTCGCCGCGTCCGTGCAGGTCAGTGAGGTGGCGGCACATGTGAGCGTCGGATCCGTCCACGTCCACCCCAAGGACCCGGACGGTCGTGATTCGCTCGTGTCCGCGCACGTCGATCGATGGATCCGGGTCCTCCGCGGCGCGTGCCCGCGCGTCGAGCTCGGAGTGACGACGGGTGCGTGGAGCGCCCCGGACCCCGCGGAGCGCTGCGCACTCATCGGCGGATGGCGGGAGCTGCCCGACGTCGCCTCCGTGAACTGGCACGAGGACGGGGCCGAGGACGCCGCCGACCTGCTGCTCTCGCGCGGCATCGGCGTGGAGGCCGGGATCTGGACCGAGGAGGCGGCCGAGCGGTGGGCAGCGTCCCCGCTCGCAGGCCGCTGCACGCGCGTGCTCGTCGAGATCCAGGACATCCCCGGCGACCAGGCGCCCGGGGAAGCCCGGGCGATCCTCGACGTCATCCGCGCGGCCCGCCCCGCCGCGAGCATCCTCCTGCACGGCGAGGAGCGCTCCGCCTGGCCCGCGTTCGAGATCGCGCGTGGACTGCGCCTGGACACCCGCATCGGGCTCGAGGACACCCTGGTCCTCCCCGACGGCGCGGCTGCCGCCTCGAACGCGCAGCTCGTGAACCTCTGCGGGACCCGCTTGGCGGGCTGA
- a CDS encoding epoxide hydrolase family protein yields the protein MTDTTRDIRELPIETPERDLEDLRARLAATRLPEPETVPRSGRGPQRWAQGVPLADLTELIAYWRTGYEWRAFEARLHAIGQLVTRIDGLDIAFLHRRSSRPDAAPLVMTHGWPGSIAEFVDVIDALAEPADPNAPAFHVVAPSLPGFGFSGKPAGTGWGIEKIAAVWVELMERLGYRRFLAHGGDWGGVITTVLGGRFPQQVIGIHTLVAQPPPGLSTEPLTPGERAMVERSQTFWARRAAYAKVQASSPQTIGYSLVDSPAGLLAWILEKFAAWTDTWDSPFETISRDRLLDNVTLYWLTRSGASSARIYAESHDSLDPALRVDVPTAVTTCPHDIETWPRPWAQERFRDIVRWHEPESGGHFPSLETPEAFIEDVRAGLAAVSR from the coding sequence ATGACCGACACGACCCGAGACATCCGAGAGCTCCCCATCGAGACCCCCGAGCGCGACCTGGAGGACCTCCGGGCTCGCCTCGCAGCGACGCGGCTTCCCGAGCCGGAGACCGTTCCCCGTTCCGGCCGAGGTCCGCAGCGCTGGGCTCAGGGCGTTCCGCTCGCCGACCTCACCGAGCTCATCGCCTACTGGCGCACGGGCTACGAGTGGAGGGCCTTCGAGGCGCGCCTCCATGCGATCGGGCAGCTGGTGACCCGGATCGACGGACTGGACATCGCGTTCCTGCATCGGCGCTCCTCCCGCCCGGATGCGGCGCCGCTGGTCATGACGCACGGCTGGCCCGGGAGCATCGCGGAGTTCGTCGACGTCATCGACGCCCTCGCCGAGCCGGCCGACCCGAACGCCCCCGCGTTCCACGTGGTCGCTCCGTCCCTGCCGGGCTTCGGCTTCAGCGGGAAGCCGGCCGGCACCGGCTGGGGCATCGAGAAGATCGCCGCCGTGTGGGTCGAGCTCATGGAGCGTCTGGGATACCGGCGCTTCCTCGCGCACGGCGGCGACTGGGGCGGCGTCATCACCACTGTCCTCGGCGGGCGGTTCCCACAGCAGGTCATCGGGATCCACACGCTCGTCGCGCAACCCCCTCCGGGACTGAGCACGGAACCCCTGACCCCCGGCGAGCGCGCGATGGTCGAGCGCTCCCAGACGTTCTGGGCACGGCGGGCGGCCTACGCGAAGGTGCAGGCGAGCAGCCCCCAGACGATCGGCTACTCCCTGGTCGACTCCCCCGCCGGTCTCCTCGCCTGGATCCTGGAGAAGTTCGCCGCGTGGACCGACACCTGGGACAGCCCCTTCGAGACGATCTCGCGGGATCGGCTCCTCGACAACGTGACGCTGTACTGGCTGACGCGCAGCGGAGCGTCGTCCGCCCGCATCTACGCGGAGAGCCACGATTCGCTCGATCCCGCCCTGCGCGTCGACGTCCCGACCGCCGTCACCACCTGCCCCCACGACATCGAGACCTGGCCCCGGCCGTGGGCGCAGGAGCGGTTCCGGGACATCGTCCGATGGCACGAGCCGGAATCGGGCGGACACTTCCCGTCACTGGAGACGCCGGAAGCATTCATCGAGGACGTGAGGGCGGGGCTCGCGGCGGTGAGCCGCTGA
- a CDS encoding CGNR zinc finger domain-containing protein, with protein MPADPPEFRLGNVLSTSFTGTLTERSGDPVERIPTPGRLVEWLAIFGLDVPSCSQVQLERARELREAIHAAATASASGRALPSSAVELINVRSAGGHASTRLSPTGERMWELRSTRALGDALGVIAADAIDIISGARDGRLALCASPTCRAAFFDTSRSRTRRWCDMNTCGNKEKKARFSARHP; from the coding sequence ATGCCTGCAGACCCTCCCGAATTCCGACTGGGCAACGTGCTCTCGACGAGCTTCACCGGCACGCTCACCGAGCGGAGCGGCGATCCCGTGGAGCGCATCCCCACCCCCGGACGGCTCGTGGAGTGGCTGGCGATCTTCGGACTGGACGTCCCCTCGTGCAGCCAGGTGCAGCTCGAGCGAGCGCGAGAGCTCAGAGAGGCGATCCACGCCGCCGCCACGGCGTCCGCGAGCGGTCGAGCACTGCCCTCATCGGCCGTGGAGCTCATCAACGTGCGCAGCGCCGGCGGCCATGCGTCGACGCGACTCTCCCCGACGGGGGAACGAATGTGGGAGCTGCGTTCGACGCGGGCCCTCGGGGATGCGCTCGGCGTCATCGCCGCCGACGCGATCGACATCATCTCCGGCGCGCGCGACGGCCGCCTCGCGCTGTGCGCGTCACCGACCTGCCGAGCCGCGTTCTTCGACACCAGCCGCAGCCGCACTCGGCGCTGGTGCGACATGAACACCTGCGGGAACAAGGAGAAGAAGGCGCGCTTCAGCGCCCGCCATCCGTGA
- a CDS encoding helix-turn-helix transcriptional regulator, producing the protein MTDVTRRTLRLLNLLQSRTVWTGPELADELGVTTRSVRRDVDRLRDMGYPVLASNGHGGGYQLGAGRALPPLLLEGDEATAIAVALRLAAGSGIDGLGEQAVRALAKLDGILPPSVRAEVSAITDALHVVDAHTGAGGILSSTLVTLARAVRDGVQVRVDYERADGHRATRRLEPYRVLSIQGRWYLFAWDLDREDWRTFRLDRMHEVRASTFRFTARPAPDIESYVRESISVGAYPIGARVRILRPASEVAPRIPAFAGTITADGEDACILRSGARDLTWIAMQLAWLGLPIEVIEPPELAAEISRIGTWAGEVRQG; encoded by the coding sequence ATGACCGACGTGACCCGAAGGACCCTGCGCCTGCTGAACCTGCTGCAGTCGCGCACCGTGTGGACCGGCCCCGAGCTCGCCGACGAGCTGGGCGTGACCACCCGGTCCGTACGGCGCGACGTGGACCGCCTGCGCGACATGGGCTACCCGGTGCTGGCCTCGAACGGGCACGGCGGCGGCTACCAGCTGGGCGCCGGGCGGGCCCTGCCTCCGCTGCTGCTCGAGGGCGACGAGGCGACGGCGATCGCCGTCGCCCTGCGGCTCGCAGCCGGGTCGGGGATCGACGGGCTCGGCGAGCAGGCCGTGCGCGCGCTCGCGAAGCTCGACGGGATCCTCCCGCCCAGCGTGCGCGCCGAGGTCTCGGCGATCACCGACGCCCTGCACGTCGTGGATGCGCACACGGGCGCCGGCGGCATCCTCTCCTCGACCCTGGTCACGCTCGCCAGGGCCGTGCGGGACGGGGTGCAGGTGCGCGTGGACTACGAGCGGGCCGACGGGCATCGCGCGACGAGGCGCCTCGAGCCCTACCGGGTGCTCTCGATCCAGGGTCGGTGGTACCTGTTCGCCTGGGACCTCGACCGCGAGGACTGGCGCACCTTCCGCCTGGACCGCATGCATGAGGTGCGTGCGAGCACCTTCCGCTTCACCGCCCGCCCCGCCCCCGACATCGAGTCCTACGTGCGCGAGTCGATCAGCGTGGGCGCCTACCCGATCGGCGCCCGGGTGCGGATCCTGCGCCCGGCGAGCGAGGTCGCGCCGCGCATCCCCGCCTTCGCCGGGACGATCACGGCCGACGGGGAGGACGCGTGCATCCTGCGCTCGGGCGCGCGGGACCTCACCTGGATCGCGATGCAGCTCGCGTGGCTGGGCCTGCCGATCGAGGTGATCGAGCCGCCGGAGCTCGCCGCGGAGATTTCGCGGATCGGGACGTGGGCGGGTGAGGTGCGCCAAGGATGA
- a CDS encoding DUF664 domain-containing protein — MPFLTADVTDERDALATFASQQIRQLGTTLHGLTPEQLAATPSASTMSLGALARHALFVTENILAGISEAPQPSTGAERSPEQAQAEGTIDAAAIRADDTAQGLIDALEEQARSADSLLRKVDLDTDVPIPDAPWFTGAEHWNNRWSALHLIEELARHTGHADIIRESIDGKGTYELNALAEGGTWPPEGW; from the coding sequence ATGCCCTTCCTGACCGCAGATGTGACCGACGAGCGCGACGCCCTCGCGACCTTCGCCTCCCAGCAGATCCGCCAGCTCGGCACGACCCTGCACGGCCTGACGCCCGAGCAGCTCGCCGCGACCCCGAGCGCCTCGACCATGAGCCTCGGCGCCCTGGCCAGGCACGCCCTCTTCGTCACCGAGAACATCCTCGCCGGCATCAGCGAGGCGCCGCAGCCCAGCACCGGCGCCGAGCGCAGCCCCGAGCAGGCGCAGGCCGAGGGCACGATCGACGCCGCGGCGATCCGGGCGGACGACACGGCGCAGGGGCTCATCGACGCCCTCGAGGAGCAGGCCCGCTCCGCCGACTCCCTGCTGCGGAAGGTCGACCTCGACACCGACGTCCCGATCCCCGACGCCCCGTGGTTCACGGGCGCCGAGCACTGGAACAACCGCTGGAGCGCCCTGCACCTCATCGAGGAGCTCGCCCGGCACACCGGGCACGCGGACATCATCCGCGAGAGCATCGACGGCAAGGGCACCTACGAGCTCAACGCCCTCGCCGAGGGCGGCACCTGGCCGCCCGAGGGCTGGTGA
- a CDS encoding DinB family protein — protein sequence MNDQHVTLDQHGDYDQTTTRGALLAQIEGHWEDIARPRLEGLTDEEYFYDPTPEAAGPAWSVHPRSEVRSGTQGGSGEMVIDFEFPEPTPPPFTTIAWRLGHVIVGVLAMRSHGHFDGPEVDYFSWDYAGSAQDALAQLDAEYARWITGLRSWSEEDFSLPCGPSEGPYADHPRAAIVAHINRELIHHLAEIALLRDLYAHRD from the coding sequence ATGAACGATCAGCACGTGACCCTGGATCAGCACGGGGACTACGACCAGACCACCACCCGCGGCGCCCTCCTCGCCCAGATCGAGGGGCACTGGGAGGACATCGCCCGGCCCCGCCTGGAGGGGCTCACCGACGAGGAGTACTTCTACGACCCCACGCCCGAGGCCGCCGGTCCGGCCTGGAGCGTGCACCCGCGCAGCGAGGTCCGCTCGGGCACACAGGGCGGCAGCGGCGAGATGGTGATCGACTTCGAGTTCCCCGAGCCCACCCCGCCTCCCTTCACGACGATCGCCTGGCGGCTCGGGCACGTGATCGTGGGCGTGCTCGCCATGCGCAGCCACGGCCACTTCGACGGACCCGAGGTCGACTACTTCAGCTGGGACTACGCGGGCAGCGCGCAGGACGCCCTGGCCCAGCTCGATGCCGAGTACGCGCGCTGGATCACCGGACTGCGCTCCTGGAGCGAGGAGGACTTCTCCCTGCCCTGCGGGCCGTCCGAGGGCCCGTACGCCGACCACCCGCGGGCAGCGATCGTCGCCCACATCAACCGCGAGCTCATCCACCACCTCGCCGAGATCGCGCTGCTGCGCGACCTGTACGCGCACCGGGACTGA